One window of Salvelinus fontinalis isolate EN_2023a chromosome 19, ASM2944872v1, whole genome shotgun sequence genomic DNA carries:
- the LOC129816366 gene encoding uncharacterized protein LOC129816366 isoform X4, whose translation MTESTALTKKTKRNKVEQITDTDAGPSTSVEFSGMAVQGTSHQGQSNEKILSECVSRACQTRTLDLPPINPDAFNTIIIRFLEKLTEEQWRQLSIGRMDPVMRALLAEMCLEIVRFVSEAILEVIIPAIFRFVRIYSHVSPVSGKSLTESERSSSTNLKVRKRGSSKSSRSCTAKSSSSRNGSQTVLPKTQGDGESISSEPLSDFFGITEDSLLTNVQDSFKESLNNVLCIQREGQVDTQSLSRVIVGEVSKKVNSIISMAIQTPISGRMSPVIFASGGVSSTKVVEEMVSGVSNILQMYINGKSVEQSVVLREDGVEVDMTHLTGQVMTALSGTVLNFSNKEENDPDKRELLCVVADHMKMLESCKSFEEMLKQGESNLSIKGAKSSLRLSTLSMDRLLTEEFQTKATESIREIVKRFRGCTSCCSGTTSSSPTPRIGEIGDLIVDPEASELLSTFVSDMDNLTQSIRASYSPAQSEQILLENHQSKIWSYTVGCYYDMKNTLKRLLTCPEKGDLLSTFVESTKYSFTMVPTLWLDVGHSSNGEAYTSDSISCKPLLITPSLMNEQKGRSETPKPLLALKKYLQDQVLLDTTKEIASQVLVLYKTEVMEKFSSSVGECDSEESLEALLFVDGIMSDLNDFTSSCSASPSELLDSERCLSDLTFPLGLQDSTTNSESTQSLPVINMTKLSSVSFQTKARKAVSEALRSVNPFTTSLLGDSETSKLLDTFVTDVETIVQSMQAHDSENVRISKVSTLSAARIIYHRFREMLRRFLTPCQDSVKVIDGVTPIHDETLKQAPSESLDSQVTCNSDSLEIQVDLQTCTKEVISQILTVYHSEESMEKCLSSLKGDTEDLSKLLDAVVSQIDVLAASKSYLSVDDYAVNTQDNLHGEINNDEEEAYSKSLKSTAFDKLCTEEFQTKASHMAGGILRSGLIGIVNTSLDGRSADICAESSNDGDDRDVKILQKSGTPSLFTSSLHTNSAASNIVISITKDLNSFTQMTKMSDASVSGQLERSLSASTLPVSVHNGANVKGKIIWPGTVNLFNNVFTKVKDFFAQQQPVLLDNVVEAPKHAESICRTATSTEITYSEHESSQTSMVNYSKALISQTLMTIQKRVSMSERMSTSEKGLLTRSIVGSMLEDVDMVRTDGHEIHRPSSSKSSVSITSAMTRGSQSDFTNSLPGTPVPNEWPVESYCPIIRSSVIDMSDSSTHSQGSTNYTRQTISAIVDTVMEVIPREDTEHIATADDVTSFTRRLARLSPRDSLQNFSHELTDKVYELIKSHNTPQALFVPAGKSVSDSILLKLKTGLNASEESREFPSDLVYSFAEESIKRLLQQIVFWLPPPSQGSDFCQTIVSDGSLQDTSRLIPSSSAISISSSPVYCDTKSLFTNIMVNQVMDTCSVASNSSEELSELMNIINGLSPTDAGTLDSDRPALMTPSRQSSAKSLPRPSLSGSSTHNGGTVDIQVLGEVESKMDNKDMEMSSVSVHPSTPSAMDSDTHASFDSTSNDYTSLVLLLIVRLLTMITPITLRESSDIGETSRVLTKRILSEFCGTSGLEPTQAYPQNLKIKKIFKAVYKGLLQEFGSEKMLQVAMKSTDYAFDDALVKSLTRELLTKCNEASSSPPSMTQLSSHNALGSDEVGNSGLPTTGRKDKKRGRFSALCGLNPKCTKKVNKKKHCTPTPSQNQTPVVSETAYACPHHNPTANTTPYTWSVDVRPVGHTAKFSKTTLKAAYAIVNDQESCRTESVCSTKKKPRKRSLISRMFSAIGKALSSPFTSCYKRKTT comes from the exons atgacagagAGCACAGCCCTG ACCAAGAAGACCAAGAGAAACAAAGTGGAGCAGATCACTGATACAGATGCAG GTCCCTCTACATCTGTGGAATTCTCTGGGATGGCAGTTCAGGGGACATCTCACCAGGGACAATCTAATGAAAAGATCCTAAGTGAGTGTGTCTCCAGGGCCTGTCAGACCAGGACTCTTGACCTCCCGCCAATCAATCCGGATGCTTTCAACACGATTATCATCCGGTTTCTGGAAAAACTTACTGAGGA GCAATGGAGGCAGTTAAGCATTGGCAGGATGGACCCT GTGATGAGGGCACTGCTTGCAGAGATGTGCCTGGAGATTGTGCGGTTTGTATCTGAGGCCATCCTAGAGGTCATCATCCCTGCAATTTTCCGTTTTGTACGGATATACAGCCATGTGTCTCCAGTATCCGGCAAGTCTCTGACAGAATCAGAGAGATCTTCTAGCACAAACCTGAAGGTTCGCAAGAGAGGCAGCAGCAAATCCTCAAGGTCCTGCACGGCCAAATCAAGCTCCTCTCGTAATGG GTCTCAGACAGTGTTGCCAAAGACTCAGGGAGATGGTGAGTCTATATCATCTGAGCCACTCAGTGACTTTTTTGGGATCACTGAGGACAGTCTCCTCACTAATGTCCAGGATTCCTTCAAAGAGTCGCTGAACAATGTCCTCTGTATCCAAAGAGAGGGCCAGGTAGACACTCAAAGTCTATCCCGGGTTATTGTTGGAGAAGTGTCAAAGAAGGTCAATTCCATAATCTCTATGGCCATCCAAACTCCCATCTCTGGGCGAATGTCCCCTGTCATTTTTGCCAGTGGTGGTGTCTCCAGCACCAAGGTGGTTGAGGAGATGGTGTCTGGCGTTTCCAACATACTTCAGATGTACATTAATGGGAAGAGTGTTGAGCAGAGTGTTGTTCTCAGAGAGGATGGTGTTGAGGTGGATATGACACATTTAACAGGACAGGTCATGACAGCCCTCAGTGGCACTGTTTTGAACTTCAGCAATAAGGAGGAAAATGATCCCGACAAGAGGGAACTGCTTTGTGTTGTTGCTGACCATATGAAGATGCTTGAATCTTGTAAAAGTTTTGAGGAGATGCTAAAACAAGGAGAGAGCAACCTCAGTATCAAAGGTGCCAAATCTAGTCTTCGTCTGTCAACGCTAAGTATGGACAGACTACTCACTGAGGAGTTTCAGACCAAGGCCACTGAATCGATCCGGGAGATCGTTAAAAGATTCAGGGGTTGTACATCATGTTGTTCTGGCACTACATCATCTAGTCCAACTCCTAGGATAGGTGAGATCGGAGACCTTATAGTTGACCCTGAGGCCTCTGAGTTGCTAAGTACCTTTGTTTCAGACATGGACAATCTTACCCAGTCTATCAGGGCATCCTACTCTCCTGCACAGAGTGAGCAGATCCTTCTTGAAAACCATCAGAGTAAGATCTGGTCTTACACTGTTGGTTGCTACTACGACATGAAAAATACACTGAAGAGACTTCTTACCTGTCCAGAAAAAGGTGATCTCTTAAGTACATTTGTGGAGAGCACAAAATATTCTTTCACAATGGTTCCAACTTTGTGGCTGGACGTCGGTCATTCCAGTAATGGTGAGGCTTACACATCGGACTCCATTTCTTGTAAACCACTTTTAATAACCCCCTCATTGATGAATGAACAAAAAGGACGAAGTGAGACCCCAAAACCTCTCTTGGCTCTCAAGAAGTATTTGCAAGACCAAGTCCTCCTTGACACCACAAAAGAGATTGCCAGCCAGGTTCTAGTCTTGTATAAGACTGAGGTGATGGAGAAGTTCTCATCTTCTGTTGGAGAGTGTGATTCTGAAGAGTCTCTGGAGGCCCTTCTATTTGTGGATGGCATCATGTCTGACTTGAATGATTTCACCAGTTCTTGTTCCGCCTCACCATCTGAGTTGTTAGACAGTGAACGATGTCTCTCCGATCTCACTTTTCCACTTGGTCTGCAGGACAGCACCACCAACAGTGAATCTACCCAGAGTCTTCCAGTTATAAATATGACGAAACTCTCCAGTGTGTCTTTCCAGACAAAGGCTAGAAAGGCAGTAAGTGAAGCTCTAAGATCTGTCAACCCCTTTACAACCAGCTTACTGGGAGACTCTGAAACATCTAAATTGCTGGACACTTTTGTAACAGATGTGGAGACTATTGTTCAGTCCATGCAGGCACATGActctgaaaatgtcagaatttcaAAAGTGAGCACCCTTTCTGCTGCTCGTATTATATATCATAGATTTCGAGAAATGCTGAGGCGGTTTCTCACTCCCTGCCAAGACTCTGTAAAGGTCATTGATGGTGTTACACCAATACATGATGAGACTCTCAAACAGGCTCCCAGTGAAAGTTTAGATTCTCAGGTGACTTGTAATAGTGATTCTCTTGAAATCCAAGTGGACCTTCAAACCTGTACCAAGGAGGTCATTAGTCAGATCCTCACTGTGTATCACTCTGAGGAATCCATGGAGAAATGCCTCTCTAGCCTAAAAGGAGATACAGAAGACCTGTCCAAGCTTTTGGATGCCGTTGTTTCTCAGATTGACGTCCTTGCCGCCTCCAAATCATATTTATCTGTTGATGACTATGCTGTCAATACACAGGACAATTTGCATGGTGAGATCAACAATGATGAAGAGGAAGCATACTCTAAAAGTCTTAAATCCACAGCCTTTGACAAACTATGTACTGAGGAGTTTCAAACTAAAGCCTCACATATGGCTGGTGGGATCCTTCGATCAGGGTTGATTGGCATTGTAAATACCAGCCTTGATGGTAGAAGTGCAGACATTTGTGCAGAGTCcagtaatgatggtgatgatagaGATGTCAAAATCCTTCAGAAGAGTGGAACTCCATCATTATTCACCTCTTCTCTGCACACCAATTCTGCAGCATCCAACATCGTCATAAGCATCACTAAAGACCTTAATAGCTTCACCCAGATGACTAAAATGTCTGATGCTTCAGTGTCTGGCCAGTTAGAGAGATCCCTGTCAGCTTCAACCCTTCCTGTCAGTGTTCACAACGGGGCCAATGTGAAAGGAAAGATAATTTGGCCAGGCACTGTTAACCTGTTCAACAATGTGTTCACCAAGGTCAAGGATTTCTTTGCCCAGCAACAACCGGTCCTCCTAGACAATGTTGTTGAGGCCCCCAAACATGCCGAATCCATATGCAGAACAGCTACTTCTACAGAAATTACTTACAGTGAACATGAAAGCAGCCAGACCAGCATGGTAAATTATTCCAAAGCCTTAATTAGTCAGACTCTGATGACAATCCAGAAGAGAGTGTCTATGTCAGAGAGGATGAGCACCTCAGAGAAAGGCCTCTTGACTCGTTCCATCGTGGGCTCCATGTTGGAGGATGTTGACATGGTGAGAACTGATGGACACGAGATACACCGGCCATCCTCCTCAAAGTCCTCCGTGTCCATCACCTCTGCCATGACCAGAGGGTCCCAGAGTGATTTTACAAATTCTCTTCCAGGGACTCCAGTCCCCAATGAGTGGCCTGTTGAAAGCTATTGTCCTATCATTAGGAGTTCGGTCATTGATATGAGTGACTCCTCAACTCATTCACAAGGGTCAACAAATTACACAAGGCAAACCATCTCTGCCATAGTTGACACTGTTATGGAGGTCATTCCAAGAGAAGATACGGAACACATAGCCACTGCAGATGATGTCACTTCTTTTACAAGAAGACTTGCGAGACTCAGCCCCAGGGACAGTCTTCAGAACTTCTCACATGAGCTCACTGACAAAGTTTATGAGCTCATAAAAAGTCACAACACCCCCCAGGCTCTTTTTGTGCCAGCTGGCAAGAGCGTGTCTGACTCTATTCTTTTGAAGCTGAAGACAGGATTGAATGCTTCTGAAGAATCCAGGGAGTTTCCATCTGACCTTGTGTACTCCTTTGCTGAGGAGTCAATAAAACGTCTGCTACAGCAGATTGTCTTCTGGCTTCCTCCACCATCACAAGGATCAGATTTCTGTCAAACTATCGTCTCTGATGGTTCTCTGCAGGACACAAGCCGGCTTATCCCGAGCTCTTCTGCCATCTCCATTAGTTCCTCACCGGTTTACTGTGACACAAAGAGCCTTTTCACCAATATAATGGTCAATCAGGTCATGGATACCTGTTCTGTGGCCTCCAATTCATCAGAAGAATTATCAGAGTTGATGAACATAATCAATGGGTTGTCCCCAACTGATGCTGGAACACTTGACTCTGACAGACCGGCTCTCATGACCCCTAGCCGTCAGTCTAGTGCCAAATCATTGCCTAGACCCTCTCTGTCTGGCAGCAGCACACACAACGGTGGAACTGTGGATATTCAAGTTTTAGGAGAGGTGGAATCCAAGATGGACAACAAAGATATGGAGATGTCTAGTGTCTCTGTGCATCCATCAACTCCATCAGCCATGGACTCTGATACACATGCATCATTTGACTCCACTAGCAATGACTACACCTCTTTGGTACTTTTACTGATTGTTAGATTGCTGACAATGATCACCCCTATCACATTACGGGAATCCTCTGACATTGGTGAAACATCAAGAGTTCTCACGAAGAGGATTCTGTCTGAGTTCTGTGGCACCTCAGGCCTTGAACCAACTCAAGCCTACCCCCAGAATCTGAAAATCAAAAAGATTTTCAAGGCTGTCTACAAGGGGCTTCTTCAAGAATTCGGGTCAGAGAAGATGCTCCAGGTTGCAATGAAGTCAACGGATTATGCATTTGACGATGCCCTGGTCAAATCATTAACTAGGGAACTACTAACTAAATGCAATGAGGCTAGCTCTTCACCTCCCTCCATGACCCAGTTGTCATCACACAATGCACTTGGCAGTGACGAGGTAGGTAATTCTGGGCTTCCAACAACTGGTAGAAAGGACAAGAAGAGAGGAAGATTCAGCGCTCTCTGTGGACTCAACCCAAAG TGTACAAAGAAGGTCAACAAGAAGAAACACTGCACTCCAACACCTTCCCAGAACCAGACCCCTGTCGTCAGTGAAACAG cttatgcctgcccacacCATAACCCTACAGCCAACACGACGCCATATACGTGGTCTGTggatgtgaggccggttggacatactgccaaattctctaaaacgacattgaaggcggcttatg CAATTGTCAATGATCAAGAATCCTGCCGAACAGAGAGTGTATGCTCCACAAAGAAGAAACCAAGGAAGCGTTCGCTCATTTCCAGGATGTTTTCAGCTATAGGAAAAGCCTTGTCCAGTCCCTTTACTTCCTGCTATAAAAGGAAGACCACCTAA
- the LOC129816366 gene encoding uncharacterized protein LOC129816366 isoform X3, with translation MTESTALSLNEDDPHDHQSLEGQVQKMKNDILGLNYPEDIEVKDPLPQIELKAVTRRKVKTKKTKRNKVEQITDTDAGPSTSVEFSGMAVQGTSHQGQSNEKILSECVSRACQTRTLDLPPINPDAFNTIIIRFLEKLTEEQWRQLSIGRMDPVMRALLAEMCLEIVRFVSEAILEVIIPAIFRFVRIYSHVSPVSGKSLTESERSSSTNLKVRKRGSSKSSRSCTAKSSSSRNGSQTVLPKTQGDGESISSEPLSDFFGITEDSLLTNVQDSFKESLNNVLCIQREGQVDTQSLSRVIVGEVSKKVNSIISMAIQTPISGRMSPVIFASGGVSSTKVVEEMVSGVSNILQMYINGKSVEQSVVLREDGVEVDMTHLTGQVMTALSGTVLNFSNKEENDPDKRELLCVVADHMKMLESCKSFEEMLKQGESNLSIKGAKSSLRLSTLSMDRLLTEEFQTKATESIREIVKRFRGCTSCCSGTTSSSPTPRIGEIGDLIVDPEASELLSTFVSDMDNLTQSIRASYSPAQSEQILLENHQSKIWSYTVGCYYDMKNTLKRLLTCPEKGDLLSTFVESTKYSFTMVPTLWLDVGHSSNGEAYTSDSISCKPLLITPSLMNEQKGRSETPKPLLALKKYLQDQVLLDTTKEIASQVLVLYKTEVMEKFSSSVGECDSEESLEALLFVDGIMSDLNDFTSSCSASPSELLDSERCLSDLTFPLGLQDSTTNSESTQSLPVINMTKLSSVSFQTKARKAVSEALRSVNPFTTSLLGDSETSKLLDTFVTDVETIVQSMQAHDSENVRISKVSTLSAARIIYHRFREMLRRFLTPCQDSVKVIDGVTPIHDETLKQAPSESLDSQVTCNSDSLEIQVDLQTCTKEVISQILTVYHSEESMEKCLSSLKGDTEDLSKLLDAVVSQIDVLAASKSYLSVDDYAVNTQDNLHGEINNDEEEAYSKSLKSTAFDKLCTEEFQTKASHMAGGILRSGLIGIVNTSLDGRSADICAESSNDGDDRDVKILQKSGTPSLFTSSLHTNSAASNIVISITKDLNSFTQMTKMSDASVSGQLERSLSASTLPVSVHNGANVKGKIIWPGTVNLFNNVFTKVKDFFAQQQPVLLDNVVEAPKHAESICRTATSTEITYSEHESSQTSMVNYSKALISQTLMTIQKRVSMSERMSTSEKGLLTRSIVGSMLEDVDMVRTDGHEIHRPSSSKSSVSITSAMTRGSQSDFTNSLPGTPVPNEWPVESYCPIIRSSVIDMSDSSTHSQGSTNYTRQTISAIVDTVMEVIPREDTEHIATADDVTSFTRRLARLSPRDSLQNFSHELTDKVYELIKSHNTPQALFVPAGKSVSDSILLKLKTGLNASEESREFPSDLVYSFAEESIKRLLQQIVFWLPPPSQGSDFCQTIVSDGSLQDTSRLIPSSSAISISSSPVYCDTKSLFTNIMVNQVMDTCSVASNSSEELSELMNIINGLSPTDAGTLDSDRPALMTPSRQSSAKSLPRPSLSGSSTHNGGTVDIQVLGEVESKMDNKDMEMSSVSVHPSTPSAMDSDTHASFDSTSNDYTSLVLLLIVRLLTMITPITLRESSDIGETSRVLTKRILSEFCGTSGLEPTQAYPQNLKIKKIFKAVYKGLLQEFGSEKMLQVAMKSTDYAFDDALVKSLTRELLTKCNEASSSPPSMTQLSSHNALGSDEVGNSGLPTTGRKDKKRGRFSALCGLNPKCTKKVNKKKHCTPTPSQNQTPVVSETAIVNDQESCRTESVCSTKKKPRKRSLISRMFSAIGKALSSPFTSCYKRKTT, from the exons atgacagagAGCACAGCCCTG AGTTTAAACGAAGATGATCCACATGATCATCAAAGTTTGGAAGGTCAAGTCCAGAAAATGAAGAATGATATCCTGGGTTTAAACTATCCAGAAGATATTGAAGTGAAGGATCCCCTGCCTCAGATCGAGCTGAAGGCTGTGACAAGGAGAAAAGTTAAG ACCAAGAAGACCAAGAGAAACAAAGTGGAGCAGATCACTGATACAGATGCAG GTCCCTCTACATCTGTGGAATTCTCTGGGATGGCAGTTCAGGGGACATCTCACCAGGGACAATCTAATGAAAAGATCCTAAGTGAGTGTGTCTCCAGGGCCTGTCAGACCAGGACTCTTGACCTCCCGCCAATCAATCCGGATGCTTTCAACACGATTATCATCCGGTTTCTGGAAAAACTTACTGAGGA GCAATGGAGGCAGTTAAGCATTGGCAGGATGGACCCT GTGATGAGGGCACTGCTTGCAGAGATGTGCCTGGAGATTGTGCGGTTTGTATCTGAGGCCATCCTAGAGGTCATCATCCCTGCAATTTTCCGTTTTGTACGGATATACAGCCATGTGTCTCCAGTATCCGGCAAGTCTCTGACAGAATCAGAGAGATCTTCTAGCACAAACCTGAAGGTTCGCAAGAGAGGCAGCAGCAAATCCTCAAGGTCCTGCACGGCCAAATCAAGCTCCTCTCGTAATGG GTCTCAGACAGTGTTGCCAAAGACTCAGGGAGATGGTGAGTCTATATCATCTGAGCCACTCAGTGACTTTTTTGGGATCACTGAGGACAGTCTCCTCACTAATGTCCAGGATTCCTTCAAAGAGTCGCTGAACAATGTCCTCTGTATCCAAAGAGAGGGCCAGGTAGACACTCAAAGTCTATCCCGGGTTATTGTTGGAGAAGTGTCAAAGAAGGTCAATTCCATAATCTCTATGGCCATCCAAACTCCCATCTCTGGGCGAATGTCCCCTGTCATTTTTGCCAGTGGTGGTGTCTCCAGCACCAAGGTGGTTGAGGAGATGGTGTCTGGCGTTTCCAACATACTTCAGATGTACATTAATGGGAAGAGTGTTGAGCAGAGTGTTGTTCTCAGAGAGGATGGTGTTGAGGTGGATATGACACATTTAACAGGACAGGTCATGACAGCCCTCAGTGGCACTGTTTTGAACTTCAGCAATAAGGAGGAAAATGATCCCGACAAGAGGGAACTGCTTTGTGTTGTTGCTGACCATATGAAGATGCTTGAATCTTGTAAAAGTTTTGAGGAGATGCTAAAACAAGGAGAGAGCAACCTCAGTATCAAAGGTGCCAAATCTAGTCTTCGTCTGTCAACGCTAAGTATGGACAGACTACTCACTGAGGAGTTTCAGACCAAGGCCACTGAATCGATCCGGGAGATCGTTAAAAGATTCAGGGGTTGTACATCATGTTGTTCTGGCACTACATCATCTAGTCCAACTCCTAGGATAGGTGAGATCGGAGACCTTATAGTTGACCCTGAGGCCTCTGAGTTGCTAAGTACCTTTGTTTCAGACATGGACAATCTTACCCAGTCTATCAGGGCATCCTACTCTCCTGCACAGAGTGAGCAGATCCTTCTTGAAAACCATCAGAGTAAGATCTGGTCTTACACTGTTGGTTGCTACTACGACATGAAAAATACACTGAAGAGACTTCTTACCTGTCCAGAAAAAGGTGATCTCTTAAGTACATTTGTGGAGAGCACAAAATATTCTTTCACAATGGTTCCAACTTTGTGGCTGGACGTCGGTCATTCCAGTAATGGTGAGGCTTACACATCGGACTCCATTTCTTGTAAACCACTTTTAATAACCCCCTCATTGATGAATGAACAAAAAGGACGAAGTGAGACCCCAAAACCTCTCTTGGCTCTCAAGAAGTATTTGCAAGACCAAGTCCTCCTTGACACCACAAAAGAGATTGCCAGCCAGGTTCTAGTCTTGTATAAGACTGAGGTGATGGAGAAGTTCTCATCTTCTGTTGGAGAGTGTGATTCTGAAGAGTCTCTGGAGGCCCTTCTATTTGTGGATGGCATCATGTCTGACTTGAATGATTTCACCAGTTCTTGTTCCGCCTCACCATCTGAGTTGTTAGACAGTGAACGATGTCTCTCCGATCTCACTTTTCCACTTGGTCTGCAGGACAGCACCACCAACAGTGAATCTACCCAGAGTCTTCCAGTTATAAATATGACGAAACTCTCCAGTGTGTCTTTCCAGACAAAGGCTAGAAAGGCAGTAAGTGAAGCTCTAAGATCTGTCAACCCCTTTACAACCAGCTTACTGGGAGACTCTGAAACATCTAAATTGCTGGACACTTTTGTAACAGATGTGGAGACTATTGTTCAGTCCATGCAGGCACATGActctgaaaatgtcagaatttcaAAAGTGAGCACCCTTTCTGCTGCTCGTATTATATATCATAGATTTCGAGAAATGCTGAGGCGGTTTCTCACTCCCTGCCAAGACTCTGTAAAGGTCATTGATGGTGTTACACCAATACATGATGAGACTCTCAAACAGGCTCCCAGTGAAAGTTTAGATTCTCAGGTGACTTGTAATAGTGATTCTCTTGAAATCCAAGTGGACCTTCAAACCTGTACCAAGGAGGTCATTAGTCAGATCCTCACTGTGTATCACTCTGAGGAATCCATGGAGAAATGCCTCTCTAGCCTAAAAGGAGATACAGAAGACCTGTCCAAGCTTTTGGATGCCGTTGTTTCTCAGATTGACGTCCTTGCCGCCTCCAAATCATATTTATCTGTTGATGACTATGCTGTCAATACACAGGACAATTTGCATGGTGAGATCAACAATGATGAAGAGGAAGCATACTCTAAAAGTCTTAAATCCACAGCCTTTGACAAACTATGTACTGAGGAGTTTCAAACTAAAGCCTCACATATGGCTGGTGGGATCCTTCGATCAGGGTTGATTGGCATTGTAAATACCAGCCTTGATGGTAGAAGTGCAGACATTTGTGCAGAGTCcagtaatgatggtgatgatagaGATGTCAAAATCCTTCAGAAGAGTGGAACTCCATCATTATTCACCTCTTCTCTGCACACCAATTCTGCAGCATCCAACATCGTCATAAGCATCACTAAAGACCTTAATAGCTTCACCCAGATGACTAAAATGTCTGATGCTTCAGTGTCTGGCCAGTTAGAGAGATCCCTGTCAGCTTCAACCCTTCCTGTCAGTGTTCACAACGGGGCCAATGTGAAAGGAAAGATAATTTGGCCAGGCACTGTTAACCTGTTCAACAATGTGTTCACCAAGGTCAAGGATTTCTTTGCCCAGCAACAACCGGTCCTCCTAGACAATGTTGTTGAGGCCCCCAAACATGCCGAATCCATATGCAGAACAGCTACTTCTACAGAAATTACTTACAGTGAACATGAAAGCAGCCAGACCAGCATGGTAAATTATTCCAAAGCCTTAATTAGTCAGACTCTGATGACAATCCAGAAGAGAGTGTCTATGTCAGAGAGGATGAGCACCTCAGAGAAAGGCCTCTTGACTCGTTCCATCGTGGGCTCCATGTTGGAGGATGTTGACATGGTGAGAACTGATGGACACGAGATACACCGGCCATCCTCCTCAAAGTCCTCCGTGTCCATCACCTCTGCCATGACCAGAGGGTCCCAGAGTGATTTTACAAATTCTCTTCCAGGGACTCCAGTCCCCAATGAGTGGCCTGTTGAAAGCTATTGTCCTATCATTAGGAGTTCGGTCATTGATATGAGTGACTCCTCAACTCATTCACAAGGGTCAACAAATTACACAAGGCAAACCATCTCTGCCATAGTTGACACTGTTATGGAGGTCATTCCAAGAGAAGATACGGAACACATAGCCACTGCAGATGATGTCACTTCTTTTACAAGAAGACTTGCGAGACTCAGCCCCAGGGACAGTCTTCAGAACTTCTCACATGAGCTCACTGACAAAGTTTATGAGCTCATAAAAAGTCACAACACCCCCCAGGCTCTTTTTGTGCCAGCTGGCAAGAGCGTGTCTGACTCTATTCTTTTGAAGCTGAAGACAGGATTGAATGCTTCTGAAGAATCCAGGGAGTTTCCATCTGACCTTGTGTACTCCTTTGCTGAGGAGTCAATAAAACGTCTGCTACAGCAGATTGTCTTCTGGCTTCCTCCACCATCACAAGGATCAGATTTCTGTCAAACTATCGTCTCTGATGGTTCTCTGCAGGACACAAGCCGGCTTATCCCGAGCTCTTCTGCCATCTCCATTAGTTCCTCACCGGTTTACTGTGACACAAAGAGCCTTTTCACCAATATAATGGTCAATCAGGTCATGGATACCTGTTCTGTGGCCTCCAATTCATCAGAAGAATTATCAGAGTTGATGAACATAATCAATGGGTTGTCCCCAACTGATGCTGGAACACTTGACTCTGACAGACCGGCTCTCATGACCCCTAGCCGTCAGTCTAGTGCCAAATCATTGCCTAGACCCTCTCTGTCTGGCAGCAGCACACACAACGGTGGAACTGTGGATATTCAAGTTTTAGGAGAGGTGGAATCCAAGATGGACAACAAAGATATGGAGATGTCTAGTGTCTCTGTGCATCCATCAACTCCATCAGCCATGGACTCTGATACACATGCATCATTTGACTCCACTAGCAATGACTACACCTCTTTGGTACTTTTACTGATTGTTAGATTGCTGACAATGATCACCCCTATCACATTACGGGAATCCTCTGACATTGGTGAAACATCAAGAGTTCTCACGAAGAGGATTCTGTCTGAGTTCTGTGGCACCTCAGGCCTTGAACCAACTCAAGCCTACCCCCAGAATCTGAAAATCAAAAAGATTTTCAAGGCTGTCTACAAGGGGCTTCTTCAAGAATTCGGGTCAGAGAAGATGCTCCAGGTTGCAATGAAGTCAACGGATTATGCATTTGACGATGCCCTGGTCAAATCATTAACTAGGGAACTACTAACTAAATGCAATGAGGCTAGCTCTTCACCTCCCTCCATGACCCAGTTGTCATCACACAATGCACTTGGCAGTGACGAGGTAGGTAATTCTGGGCTTCCAACAACTGGTAGAAAGGACAAGAAGAGAGGAAGATTCAGCGCTCTCTGTGGACTCAACCCAAAG TGTACAAAGAAGGTCAACAAGAAGAAACACTGCACTCCAACACCTTCCCAGAACCAGACCCCTGTCGTCAGTGAAACAG CAATTGTCAATGATCAAGAATCCTGCCGAACAGAGAGTGTATGCTCCACAAAGAAGAAACCAAGGAAGCGTTCGCTCATTTCCAGGATGTTTTCAGCTATAGGAAAAGCCTTGTCCAGTCCCTTTACTTCCTGCTATAAAAGGAAGACCACCTAA